tcttcatttctttgggATGACTGTTTCGGCTCTTCACTTGTTGTGCCCAGGGACCTCCTCTGTCCTCTCCTGAGATGTTCTGGGGTTTCATGGCACGTCGTACAAGGTATTACATTGCTTGAATTGCGCCACTGGGAGTCAGTGAATAAGTGGGTATCATGCAAATATGGTATAGATAAGTTTGATATAGATCGGAGTGCTCTAGAAACAACAAGAATTGTTTCCGCTGTCTCAAATCCTGTAAAAATCATGAAAATCGCGAGGCTTTGTTCATCGCCTCCGCTTCTTTGCCCATCCTTGCCATCCAACGGTCGACTAACTCCTGGTTTTCCTTCTGTAGCCGGTTGGACCGCTCCTCGGCCATATTGAGCTGCAGGTTTAGTGATGCAAGCTCGTCTTGGAAATCCTGATAATAGCTTAGTCAATAGATCCGGTCGGGTACAGAGAAAAGTGTCGTACATCTAGCAATTTAGCCTTTCCCTTCAACTCCTCGTCCCTATCCTTCAATCGCAGTTGCAACTGAGCAGCTTCTTTCTCTAGCACACCAATGCGGCGTGAGTCCTGTGAGCTTCGCTTTCGCAGTTTCTCCAATTCGGCTGTTGTGCGAGTAAGCCGATCCTGTAGCTCTGATCGGGACCGTTGCGCCTCAGATAGATCTGTGCGCGCTGCAGCTAAGGCATCCTGGAGAGAAAGCTCCGATGACACCACAGCTTGTTTCTTGTGGTCTGGCACTAGCGATTGGGGAATTTCATTATGGCTTTCTGTCGGGGTAGAGCTTTGGGCACTCTTGACAGCTGTTGCTATACGGCCGGTCCGATCGGCAAGTTGGGTATCTGTAGCAATGGATGATTTGTCAGTGAGAAAGAGGAACCACATCGGAATATTACGCTCCAGACACAGCTGTCTCTTGAAGGCGTACAGGCATTTAGGATAGCAACATTGGCTTTTTCTCGTCGATCGCGAGCCGCCAGAGCGGCGGAGTACTCCTCTCTCCAGTGGGCCATTGATAATCACGATAAGCGATGTCGACTGAAGCAGCTTTAGATCACGGATACATTGTGAGACGAGTTGGTCACACAGCAAATTAGGAACACATTACAGTTGTTACTAGTGGCCGGAGGTGTATGGAAGGCCTTGTGGAGGATTTTCGAAGTGCTATGTAAAGGAAGATACGCACAATTTCTTGCACAGATAACGGTAAACCGTTGGTGATATGATCGGATGCTGCAGCAACACGTGCACACCGCCTGCTCCACCGCCCCAGCGTCATGCATCATCGAAACCAACCGCCTCCTATTAGCTTCGGCTCGTTACCGTCCAACTTAAGGCTAGTACTACGAACTACTACTCCGGTCCTCTCACTCACTCACCCACCCTCCCCCAGCTACTTCACAACCATTTGCTAAGACAAAGCGAACTTACAACACCTACCAGATCTCCTCGATCTCATTCTCCATAGAGAGCCACTCACACCTTCATTTGCATTTGCGCCGCTTAACACTATCTCCCACCGCGCATACCACCTTATCTCTTTACATAGCCACAGCCATGTCGTCACGGAAGAAGGTTCTTCTTAAGGTAAGGTCACCATACCAGCGTTACGAATCACTCTTACTGACgtgtatattatattttaggTGATCATTCTGGGCGATAGCGGCGTCGGTAAAACGAGTTTGATGAACCAATATGTCCGTGACCTCAGTGCAGGAGGATCATGTTAAGTACCGTATCCCGCTGACAACGATATCCGCTAAACAGGTCAACAAGAAGTTCAGCGCCAGCTACAAGGCAACAATCGGCGCGGATTTCCTTACCAAGGAAGTTCTAGTAGACGACCGACTGGTAACAATGCAGGCATGTGTTGCGTCATTTCTCGATACTACAAAGCGGGTGATTAATGTATGACAAACAGATCTGGGATACGGCGGGCCAAGAACGTTTTCAATCTTTGGGTGTTGCGTTTTACCGAGGAGCCGACTGCTGTGTTTTGGTATACGATGTGAACAACTCCAAGAGTTTCGAGGCTCTGGACAGCTGGCGAGATGAATTTCTTATCCAAGCAAGCCCGAGAGATCCTGAAAACTTTCCTTTCGTATGTTTGCCTACTTGACTGtccctttttcattttttcatattttattttattttttatctcCCGCTTTTGTATCCCGACTCAGGGTTGACAATGATATAGGTCGTTATTGGTAACAAGATCGATGTTGAGGAGAGCAAGAGAATGATTTCCTCGAAACGCGCCATGACGTTCTGCCAATCCAAGGGCAACATCCCTTACTTCGAAACCAGTGCCAAGGAAGCCGTTAACGTTGAGCAGGCCTTCGAAGGTAAGTCGGTCCTCTTCAACAGCTCGCTCGTTCTTCATGTTCCTGCCACATGCTGACGCACACGCAAGTCATCGCTAGGAGTGCTTTGGCGCAAGAAGAGGCCGAAGAATTTAGTGGTGAATTCAGTGACCCTATCAACATCCACCTTGATAGTGAACGCGATGGATGTGCCTGTTGATACCCTAGTGATGGACATGACTTTTCAATGATTTACAATCCATGGCCGAGATTTGCAGCTTTCTGTTTGCATTCTGAGTTCTTTTGTAGAGATGCtgttgtttccttttttttttgttgtcgGGCTTGGGGAACGGGTTGTTTCCCCCAAATGCTGAGCCTATATATCTTGGGAATACTTCATGTACGAAGTTCCTATCTCATGCTTTGTCCGCTGGGTCGCACGGGGATATCCATTACCAGTCgtgttttcattttcctagTGTTCTACAGCCAACATCTAATCATATTGTTTGAGGAGTCTGAAAAACAACTACTTCAAGTTGAGATTGGGGTTGCCAGAGTAGTATGGCCATGAGGGAACAATGAATGTCCGGGACCCTGTCGATCTATTCCCAAAGGCGCAGTAGACAATAGTGATATCCCGTGATCCTTGGGCGGTGGGACTTCCGCCGAACTACTTTATCATCCATGGTCTGGGGTTAACCCCATCTGTTTATTTCCCCCCCTTGACTTCGGGATTTCCCATGATTAATCTGCAGGGTGGTCGCGTCACCTGCTGGCCCAGCTGAGCTCTATCTGTGTTCCCCAACTGCGCTCCGTGATCCACCCTGAAATCTTTCGTTATCCTGAGCGCTGGCCTTACGGGATACTTCTTGCATCTCCGGTCGAGTCCGAAGCGGGAAAAAGTACTCGACTGATAATCTTGATGAATGGAGCTTCCATGAGTTTATCTACACACCGGCGTCCCCACCTTTCGATCGTTTGTACATAGTTTCTTTGGTTGATACTCTCCATGGATACCTTCACCAGATTGTCCACTGGTGCCGCAAGACGAACGCTTGGCATCGGGTTGCTTCTGATTGTAGTCGTTCTGTGGACGGCTTCGAATTTCCTGGCTAGTGTATGCTAACTCCCCACAAACATATTGATAAAGGCACCTCTTCTCTCAGTGTGTCTTCCTCCTGAGTGGCGAATATACTGACCTACGTCCCAGACGATATTCGCCGACGATACGTACTCCAAGCCGTTCTTTGTGACTTATGTTAACACATCATTGTTTATGCTACCTCTCTTTACGATAATCTTTGGCCGGACCTGGAGATTATGGCGTTCTGGAAAGCTCTCCCAGATACACTCGTTTCAAAGCTTCTTGTGGCACATTGATTCACATGATCCGGATGCTGAAACAACAGGGCGGGACAATGCTTACGAGCCCGCAGACCCTGAAACATGGAATACAGCTATGTTGGATtcgagagggaaagaagaggagtcTGTCAAGCTGGGCTTGAGGGCGACTGCAAAGTTAAGCCTGCAATTTTGCATGTTATGGGTAAGATTCTGTCCGATGTGCAAAACCCCTGTACAGCTATACTAACCTGATGTAGTTCCTTGTAAGTAACTCGAGACTGCGGAATACCCTAGTTTATCTGATCTGACGCGCAATGCGCAAACAGGCAAATTACTTTGCTATGGCTTGCCTGCAATACACGACCGTAGGCAGCACCACCATTTTGACTTCTACCAGCGGTATGCATCAATCGACTAAATCAACATTGAGCAGAAGTTTTAACGTCTATGATTATAGGTGTCTGGACCCTGATTTTCGGCACCCTCATTGGTGTAGAAAAATTCACCGTCCGTAAACTCGCCGGCGTTGTCGCCTCTTTGGTGGGGATTATTTTGATATCCCGGGTTGATCTATCTGCATCAGAAGCACCCCCTGCAGATGATGGCAGTGGCGGCAGGTTTCCTAACAAAAGCTCCGCCGAGATCGCGCTCGGCGATGCCATGGCCGGATTTAGCGCAGTCATGTACGGAGTGTATACGATTGTATTAAAGAAACAAGTCGGAGATGAGTCCCGAGTGAACATGCAGTTGTTCTTTGGTCTCGTCGGACTTATAAATATGCTCCTCCTTTGGCCCGGTTTCATTATAATGCATTTCACCGGTATCGAGACATTTGCACTTCCTGACACAGGCACAGTTTGGACTATTATTTTGGTACTACCTTCCTCCCATTCCTCTCCCATATGCATGATCTCCGAACTATACTAACATCTGATTTCCTAAGGTTAACTCCGTATCCTCGCTCTTGTCAGACATCTGCTGGGCCTACGCTATGCTTCTGACGACTCCTCTTGTCGTCACCGTCGGTCTCTCACTGACCATCCCGCTCTCCCTTGTGGGTCAGATCTTCCTTCAAGGCGTGACGTCGAGCGCATTGTATTGGGTCGGCGCTGCGATCGTGTTCCTGTCGTTCTTGGTTGTGAACCATgaaagcaaggagaagagTAACGAGGAAACATCAGTGGGAGACTATGATGCTGTTcctggagaagaaacagagagGTGATATATCTTTGATCTCCGGGGGAACTAATCAAATTAAAGTTAGTCCAGAATAACGGAATTTAACccgtatatatacatacacatTGCCACTTCGTTAGGACTATTCTTAGATGTGAAAAGAACAATAAAGATGATTACAGTAGGGCTCTATCATATCGCAGATAAGAGAGAACAGCAATTCCACATATAGTATTATCCAACTCGCCACTGGAAAATATAGCATTACGGCTTGATAGAAACATTGGTAAACCCAACATTATCGGCATTATCCAAAGCCAGGGGTTTCACTGATcgcaagggaaaaaaaagaaagaagatctaTATCATCAGTAATGTCGGGTATGTATGTCGTAAAAAGGTCActaagagaaaagaaaacgcaGTTGACGAAGGTATATAAGGTGTGCGGTATTTCAACAGTGAAAAGAAATTTGTTAAGGAGAGACACAGTGAAGCAAATGGGAAAGGGAGCGATAATCGAACTGTTACCAGACCCGTCAGATTAGTATTGTTGTAAAATTCTTcaggctgctgctgctgctgctgccgtTGCCGCTGCCGCTCCTGGCACAGTCTCTGATTCGAGTTTCTTGCGAGCGACTAGAACGCTTTTTAGGGACCCTAACCACTTTGCAAGGGATTCTTCGTTGTCTGTGCATAGACGATATGATTTTTCCTCTGCGATGACTTGTAGACAGTAGAGTTTTGACCGAGATATTGGGTCAATTTCTGCGGCGTCGAATACCTGGTCCATGGGAAGGATCTTGACTGCGGAATACTCCTGTGGAAGATAGCCAGTCAGTTATCTTCTAACACGCCCAGTACGGCAGAAAAGAACCTGAAATATAGCAAAGGTTGGTTGGATGGAATCTCCATACCTGTTCATCCTTATAGAAGCCAAGGCTCTTTGGACGCAAGACAACCCATAGTCGTTTCCATTGGCGCACGCCTCCTTTAATGCGAAGACATTGAAGATAGCCATTACAGATAACTCTCTCCGGGTCACGCCGAGCACCTGATTCCTGGGTCCGATCCGTATCGCGCGCAGAAGCGGGCTGTGCACTCGCCGGAGTAGACACAGATAAGTTAGGAATTGTTGAAGTTCTTGAAACGGGGCGAACACTGGAGTTGCTCGCTGGTCCATCGGACCATTCTGAGTAAGACGTAATGTCATGTCCCGAGAAATTTTGGTGGGCAGTGAGACGTCCTCCAGGAGAGCTTGCCCGTCCAAATTCAGGCGAGCTGGCCCTTGCTATATGCTCAACATCCGAGAAATCAGTGGTATCATCGATCTGCTGCTTGCTCGTCGCTGTATTATTTCCTTTCATGGAAAGGGCCAGAAAcgcctcctcttcctcgtccatgCGGGTTTCGGCACGAATGCGCTCGATCCAATCCTGCGCATCTTTTTCCGACAGAGCCTGGAAGCGATAGTTCTTCGAAGGGGAGAATATGCCAAAAACGTGCTGGCGATTTGACCGAGGAGATTTAACGGGTGCGATCGCGGTTACTTCTGATAGAGTAATGGATAGCCGCAACCTTGTTGCTTCCTCATCTTTGTAGACTGATAACAGATTCGGGCGGAGAACGAGATAGGCTTGTTTCCAGGAGGCCCTGAATGCCTAAACAACCAGAGTCAGTGGTGGATTGCAAGATAGATGGGGAACGAGGCTGACATGTTTATGTTTAACCCGACGATGCACCTTCCCAGTTTTCAAGACGCGATCGAATTCGAAGCTTCCGTTTTCATTGACTGGTGAAAATGTATCTAGGTTGACATGTCCATTCCGATGGACGGTCGGGGACCGGAGTAGAGTCGACTGCTTGACGGTACCGTCAGGAAAATGAATCGCTGGGGCTTTGACATGCCCCTCCGAGGTCGATGGGCACGAGCTTGTCAACGGCTGGTGCATCATATCGAAGAAGGGTTTTTTATCGGGGGCGGGATATAAGAATCAAGTACGATAAGCGCAGCTCAGGTTTATCGACGAAGATATAGTAACGGTAATAGTTGCAGCGCGCATATATCGACACATCTGGACAAACTAGAGAGAGTAAGCCTCCATATATAGCAAATGGGGGAGGCCAACACAGGCAGAAAGTATAGTAAGAGAAGAGGGCGGGTAGCAAATCATAATGATCTTACAGTATAAGTCAAGGGGTCAAGTAGGTTACCAACAGGACATGATGGAGAGGCTGTGTCAAGAGCAGCGCCGAACGGAAAGACAAACTAAATGTGGtaggagaaaagagaagagaaacggAGAGCGTATGGATGGACGAAGACATAGAATTTCCCCGACCGAAAGTGCTTCAGCAAGCGCCCGTTACTCGATGCGCTGCAGAGTGATTGATgtctggtggtggttgagACGATTGGAGACTTGGGACTGTTTTTTTAGTTGTCGCACAGGGGCGCATGGACGTTTCAAAGGTAAATCTTAGCAAAGTAAGGGCGGTGGATGATTGTCGCAGCTGCTGTTTCATCCGTCAAtcaatttatttctttt
This DNA window, taken from Aspergillus flavus chromosome 5, complete sequence, encodes the following:
- a CDS encoding autophagy-related protein 16, giving the protein MWFLFLTDKSSIATDTQLADRTGRIATAVKSAQSSTPTESHNEIPQSLVPDHKKQAVVSSELSLQDALAAARTDLSEAQRSRSELQDRLTRTTAELEKLRKRSSQDSRRIGVLEKEAAQLQLRLKDRDEELKGKAKLLDDFQDELASLNLQLNMAEERSNRLQKENQELVDRWMARMGKEAEAMNKASRFS
- a CDS encoding vacuolar biogenesis protein (ras-related protein Rab7); amino-acid sequence: MSSRKKVLLKVIILGDSGVGKTSLMNQYVNKKFSASYKATIGADFLTKEVLVDDRLVTMQACIWDTAGQERFQSLGVAFYRGADCCVLVYDVNNSKSFEALDSWRDEFLIQASPRDPENFPFVVIGNKIDVEESKRMISSKRAMTFCQSKGNIPYFETSAKEAVNVEQAFEVIARSALAQEEAEEFSGEFSDPINIHLDSERDGCAC
- a CDS encoding putative integral membrane protein (putative membrane protein); this translates as MDTFTRLSTGAARRTLGIGLLLIVVVLWTASNFLASTIFADDTYSKPFFVTYVNTSLFMLPLFTIIFGRTWRLWRSGKLSQIHSFQSFLWHIDSHDPDAETTGRDNAYEPADPETWNTAMLDSRGKEEESVKLGLRATAKLSLQFCMLWFLANYFAMACLQYTTVGSTTILTSTSGVWTLIFGTLIGVEKFTVRKLAGVVASLVGIILISRVDLSASEAPPADDGSGGRFPNKSSAEIALGDAMAGFSAVMYGVYTIVLKKQVGDESRVNMQLFFGLVGLINMLLLWPGFIIMHFTGIETFALPDTGTVWTIILVNSVSSLLSDICWAYAMLLTTPLVVTVGLSLTIPLSLVGQIFLQGVTSSALYWVGAAIVFLSFLVVNHESKEKSNEETSVGDYDAVPGEETER